The Desulfovibrio legallii genome window below encodes:
- a CDS encoding MerR family transcriptional regulator, giving the protein MPRKATATASLLSIADISRHFSLPESTTRYYCKRFAAYIPSVGEGRRRRYRHETLTVIAAILEQMQKSRTAATVEEALQTRFPRNALVVAPAQPPDQNTAAAVTAFPDAALQLLERQTTAVEAIAAVLRLLVERLPASPPSTPSASVDALQRELAHLRILLESSEKTQQADLEQLRQWMGRALRNRNADAP; this is encoded by the coding sequence ATGCCACGCAAAGCTACAGCGACGGCAAGCCTGTTGAGCATTGCGGATATTTCGCGCCATTTCTCCCTGCCGGAATCCACCACCAGATACTACTGCAAACGTTTTGCCGCCTATATTCCCAGTGTGGGCGAAGGCCGCCGCCGTCGCTACCGGCACGAAACCCTTACGGTTATTGCCGCCATTCTGGAACAGATGCAAAAATCCCGCACCGCCGCCACAGTGGAAGAAGCCCTGCAAACGCGCTTTCCCCGCAATGCGCTGGTGGTGGCCCCGGCGCAGCCGCCGGACCAGAACACCGCTGCAGCCGTTACCGCCTTTCCCGACGCAGCCCTGCAACTTCTGGAACGGCAAACCACCGCCGTGGAAGCCATTGCTGCCGTGCTGCGCCTGTTGGTGGAACGCCTGCCCGCATCGCCTCCAAGCACGCCATCGGCCTCCGTTGACGCGCTGCAGCGCGAGCTTGCGCATTTGCGCATTTTACTGGAATCCTCTGAAAAGACACAGCAAGCCGACCTGGAACAGCTGCGGCAGTGGATGGGGCGGGCGCTGCGCAACCGCAATGCCGACGCACCATAA
- a CDS encoding ABC-F family ATP-binding cassette domain-containing protein — MKITIQELSKSFGGRDIFNNFSLEVDSGVRLCVCGPNGTGKSTLLRLLAGVESPDAGRVILPRGCRLGFVEQELSDAALDTPLLTFVLDVLHDWNDFWAQWEDAAARKDEALLAGLMQRQTELEAQYGYNPEHRAKAVLSGLGFSERKWGRTLRELSGGWRERAKLARVLTAGADVLLLDEPTNHLDVEAVEWLESFLLDFKGALVFVAHDRVFMDNVGSHVLYLGLSKPVFRKATYTQFLALQEEYNAQREREARALQDDLNRKMAFVERFRAKATKARQAGSRQKMAKKLEKQLEDYRPEPKRKELSFTWPEAPHLEKVALAAADLAFHFEDGRELWPALTFTLYRGQRVALVGPNGCGKSTLLRLLAGRLERCGGNVVTAPQLRLGFYTQHQMDTLRPDTTVLGEIRRLADPRTTEEELMSVLGLFLLGQEYFDRQVSALSGGEKSRLVLASLFLRRCNFLLLDEPTNHLDLESREALISALQKFDGTLLMVAHDRWLLSQVGAEAWELTRRGLDLYPDFTSYDTARRARLAQPLGAAKSGPAAASKAGPKAGPGEQPVSALSREEQKRLKREQAARRNALHKELKPLQERYAALEKDLAAVLEEQSAVEAQLADPQVYADHNRSNELLRAFDAHKQRSEQLLEEMTALEESLQETRVRWGEDNSAAE; from the coding sequence GTGAAGATTACTATCCAAGAACTTTCCAAATCCTTTGGTGGACGGGACATTTTCAACAATTTTTCGCTGGAGGTGGATTCCGGCGTGCGGCTCTGCGTGTGCGGTCCCAACGGCACGGGCAAATCCACCCTGCTGCGCCTGCTGGCCGGGGTGGAAAGCCCGGACGCGGGGCGGGTCATTTTGCCGCGCGGCTGCCGTCTGGGCTTTGTGGAGCAGGAACTTTCCGACGCCGCCCTGGATACGCCCCTGCTGACCTTTGTGCTGGACGTGCTCCACGACTGGAACGACTTCTGGGCCCAGTGGGAGGACGCCGCGGCTCGCAAGGATGAAGCTCTGCTTGCCGGGCTCATGCAGCGTCAGACCGAGCTGGAAGCGCAGTACGGCTACAATCCGGAGCACCGGGCCAAGGCCGTGCTTTCCGGTCTGGGCTTTTCCGAACGCAAGTGGGGGCGCACCCTGCGAGAGCTTTCCGGCGGCTGGCGCGAAAGGGCCAAGCTGGCCCGCGTGCTTACGGCCGGGGCCGACGTGCTGCTGCTGGACGAACCCACCAACCACCTGGACGTGGAAGCCGTGGAGTGGCTGGAGTCCTTTCTTCTGGACTTCAAGGGCGCGCTGGTTTTTGTGGCCCACGACAGGGTTTTCATGGACAATGTGGGCAGCCATGTGCTCTATCTGGGCCTTTCCAAGCCTGTGTTCCGCAAGGCCACCTATACGCAGTTCCTGGCCCTGCAGGAGGAATACAACGCCCAGCGCGAACGTGAGGCCCGCGCCCTGCAAGACGACCTGAACCGTAAAATGGCCTTTGTGGAGCGCTTCCGGGCCAAGGCCACCAAGGCCCGTCAGGCCGGTTCCCGACAAAAGATGGCCAAGAAGCTGGAAAAACAGCTGGAAGACTACCGGCCGGAGCCCAAGCGCAAGGAGCTCAGCTTCACCTGGCCCGAAGCCCCGCACCTGGAAAAGGTGGCCTTGGCCGCAGCGGACCTGGCCTTCCACTTTGAGGACGGTCGCGAACTCTGGCCCGCGCTCACCTTTACCCTTTATCGGGGGCAGCGCGTGGCCCTGGTGGGCCCCAACGGCTGCGGCAAATCCACCCTGCTGCGGCTGCTGGCCGGGCGGCTGGAGCGCTGCGGCGGCAATGTGGTCACGGCCCCGCAGCTGCGCCTGGGCTTCTACACCCAGCACCAGATGGACACCCTGCGCCCGGACACCACGGTGCTGGGCGAAATCCGCCGCCTGGCCGACCCGCGCACCACGGAAGAAGAGCTCATGAGCGTGCTGGGCCTTTTTTTGTTGGGGCAGGAATATTTCGACCGTCAGGTCAGCGCCCTTTCCGGCGGCGAAAAAAGCCGGCTGGTGCTGGCCAGCCTGTTCCTCAGACGCTGCAACTTCCTGCTGCTGGACGAACCCACCAACCATCTGGACCTGGAAAGCCGCGAGGCCCTCATCAGCGCCCTGCAGAAATTTGACGGCACGCTGCTGATGGTGGCCCACGACCGCTGGCTGCTCTCCCAGGTGGGCGCGGAAGCCTGGGAGCTGACCCGGCGCGGCCTGGACCTCTACCCTGATTTTACTTCCTATGACACGGCCCGGCGCGCGCGGTTGGCCCAGCCCTTGGGCGCGGCCAAATCCGGCCCGGCTGCCGCCTCTAAGGCAGGTCCGAAGGCAGGTCCGGGCGAACAACCCGTATCCGCCCTTTCCCGCGAAGAGCAAAAGCGTCTCAAACGCGAACAGGCCGCACGTCGCAACGCCCTGCACAAGGAACTCAAGCCCCTGCAGGAGCGCTATGCCGCCCTGGAAAAGGATCTGGCCGCCGTGCTGGAGGAACAGAGCGCCGTGGAAGCCCAATTGGCCGACCCGCAGGTTTACGCGGACCACAACCGTTCCAACGAGCTGCTGCGCGCCTTTGACGCGCATAAGCAGCGCAGTGAACAGCTTCTGGAAGAGATGACGGCCCTGGAAGAATCCCTGCAAGAAACCCGCGTCCGCTGGGGCGAGGATAACAGCGCTGCGGAGTGA
- a CDS encoding dihydroorotate dehydrogenase electron transfer subunit — translation MSQPTSCELEVLDLVPFGQTGHESRFFALRLARPEWTQWKPGQFVMLRPHNFGLDIPWARPLGICHMTARHMICFFQVRGKGTKRMAQLKAGDSVRVWGPLGNGFVMEPDTPTLLLAGGMGIVPFVGYVSEHPKPWNLTMLFGHREPLSCYPVDSINEHVPLDSLRETVPGDLDNFIFTLQERMGEYAEQKGLVLACGPAPFLRTVQKFAAEMGVRCQLSLENRMACGVGACLGCVTKTTEAWPVPEKREGYVQVCNHGPVFWSNQIEL, via the coding sequence ATGTCGCAACCAACCTCCTGCGAGCTTGAGGTTCTGGATCTGGTGCCTTTTGGCCAGACAGGCCATGAAAGCCGCTTCTTCGCCCTGCGGCTCGCCCGTCCGGAATGGACGCAGTGGAAGCCGGGTCAGTTTGTGATGCTCCGTCCCCACAACTTCGGGCTGGACATCCCTTGGGCGCGTCCTCTGGGCATTTGCCACATGACGGCCCGTCATATGATTTGCTTCTTCCAGGTGCGGGGCAAGGGCACCAAACGCATGGCCCAGCTCAAGGCTGGGGACAGCGTGCGCGTCTGGGGCCCCTTGGGCAACGGCTTTGTTATGGAGCCGGATACCCCCACCCTGCTCCTGGCCGGGGGCATGGGCATTGTGCCCTTTGTGGGCTATGTGAGCGAGCATCCCAAGCCCTGGAATCTGACCATGCTTTTCGGCCACCGGGAGCCCCTCAGCTGCTACCCCGTGGACAGCATTAACGAGCATGTGCCCCTGGACTCCCTGCGGGAAACCGTACCCGGCGATCTGGACAACTTTATCTTTACCCTGCAGGAACGCATGGGCGAATATGCCGAGCAGAAAGGGCTGGTGCTGGCCTGCGGGCCCGCGCCTTTTTTGCGCACGGTGCAGAAGTTCGCCGCCGAAATGGGCGTGCGTTGTCAGCTTTCGCTGGAAAACCGCATGGCCTGCGGCGTGGGCGCATGCCTGGGCTGCGTGACCAAAACAACGGAGGCCTGGCCCGTGCCCGAAAAGCGCGAGGGCTATGTGCAGGTGTGCAACCACGGGCCGGTGTTCTGGTCCAACCAGATAGAACTGTAA
- a CDS encoding ATP-dependent RecD-like DNA helicase, translated as MDTPRNDLPLLRNPDAAELTGTVERVVFHNEENGYTVLRLAPTPAEGARERDAVTCVGHMVSPQAGVQLKVEGRWVNNPRFGRQLEFSAAEEVLPATSEGIRLYLASGLIKGVGPEMAGRIVAAFGTETINVLDAAPERLLCIRGVGKKTLERIRASWAEHRGMRDLLLFLQPHGITPAYAVRVYRAYGAEALEIVRENPYRLAMDIHGIGFVTADAAAHKLGFAHDSPLRVQAGTLYTLQKATDEGNVYLPQPVLLDAVCAQLGVDADLALEALDALEADERIVRETLPVESVAAEQDAPADDSEETGVYLRRYHHCESKTAFYLQRLLRSPKAVRFENPDSLVDTVVAGLDIALAPEQLEAVRAAARSKVMVLTGGPGTGKTTIINAIIRLFGQVRSRILLAAPTGRAAKRMAETSGREACTIHRLLEYSPKEDGFARNEDNPLACGLLVVDEASMMDTLLFYHLLKAVPLGATVVLVGDVHQLPSVGPGNVLADIIASGAVPVVELTEIFRQSAESAIICNAHMINRGEVPSLESSKERLSDFYFIHQNDPERAADLMVDLVRNHIPRRFGLDPVDDIQVLTPMHKGAVGAGRMNARLQEALNPHGLEVRRGDRAFRLHDKVMQVRNNYDKDVFNGDMGRITHMDPEERSLSVTFDDRVVPYDFNELDELAPAYAISIHKSQGSEYPAVVIPIMMQHYVLLQRNLIYTGVTRGKRLVILVGEARALHMAVKNNRTRKRYTRLARRLRPEG; from the coding sequence ATGGATACGCCCAGGAATGACCTGCCCCTGCTGCGCAATCCCGATGCCGCGGAACTGACCGGCACGGTGGAACGCGTGGTCTTTCACAACGAAGAGAACGGCTATACCGTGCTGCGCCTTGCGCCCACCCCGGCCGAGGGCGCGCGTGAGCGCGACGCCGTGACCTGTGTGGGGCATATGGTCAGTCCGCAGGCGGGCGTACAGCTCAAGGTGGAGGGGCGCTGGGTTAACAATCCGCGCTTTGGCCGCCAGCTGGAATTCAGCGCGGCCGAAGAGGTCTTGCCCGCCACCAGCGAGGGCATCCGCCTGTATCTGGCTTCGGGCCTGATCAAGGGCGTGGGGCCGGAAATGGCCGGGCGCATTGTGGCGGCCTTCGGCACGGAAACCATCAATGTGCTGGATGCGGCCCCGGAACGCCTGCTTTGCATCCGCGGCGTGGGCAAAAAGACGCTGGAGCGCATCCGGGCTTCCTGGGCAGAGCACCGGGGCATGCGCGATCTGCTGCTTTTTTTGCAGCCCCACGGCATCACGCCGGCCTACGCCGTGCGCGTTTATCGGGCCTACGGCGCGGAAGCGCTGGAGATCGTGCGCGAGAACCCTTACCGCCTGGCCATGGACATCCACGGCATCGGCTTTGTGACGGCCGACGCCGCGGCCCACAAGCTGGGCTTTGCCCACGACAGCCCATTGCGGGTACAGGCGGGCACGCTTTACACGCTGCAAAAGGCCACGGACGAAGGCAACGTTTATTTGCCGCAGCCCGTGCTGCTGGACGCTGTTTGTGCCCAACTGGGCGTGGATGCGGACCTGGCCCTGGAGGCCCTGGACGCCCTGGAGGCCGACGAGCGCATTGTCCGCGAAACGTTGCCTGTGGAAAGCGTCGCAGCCGAGCAGGACGCCCCTGCGGACGACAGTGAGGAAACCGGCGTTTACCTGCGGCGCTACCACCATTGCGAGTCCAAAACAGCCTTTTATTTGCAGCGCCTGTTGCGTTCGCCCAAGGCCGTGCGTTTTGAAAATCCCGACAGCCTGGTGGATACGGTAGTGGCGGGCCTGGACATTGCCCTTGCGCCGGAGCAGCTTGAGGCCGTGCGCGCCGCTGCCCGCAGTAAGGTCATGGTGCTTACGGGCGGGCCCGGCACGGGCAAAACCACTATTATTAACGCCATCATCCGGCTGTTCGGTCAGGTGCGTTCCCGCATCCTGCTGGCCGCGCCCACGGGCCGCGCCGCCAAGCGCATGGCTGAAACTTCCGGACGCGAGGCCTGCACCATCCACCGTCTCCTGGAATACAGTCCCAAGGAGGACGGCTTCGCCCGCAACGAGGATAATCCCCTGGCCTGCGGTCTGCTGGTGGTGGACGAAGCCTCCATGATGGATACCCTGCTCTTCTACCACCTGCTCAAGGCCGTGCCCCTGGGCGCTACCGTGGTTCTGGTGGGCGACGTGCACCAACTGCCCTCGGTGGGCCCCGGCAATGTGCTGGCCGACATCATCGCCTCTGGGGCCGTGCCTGTGGTGGAACTGACTGAAATTTTTCGCCAGTCGGCGGAAAGCGCCATTATCTGCAACGCGCATATGATTAATCGGGGCGAGGTGCCTTCTTTGGAATCCAGCAAAGAGCGCCTTTCGGACTTTTATTTCATCCATCAGAACGACCCGGAACGCGCCGCCGACCTTATGGTGGACCTGGTGCGCAATCACATTCCCCGCCGCTTTGGTCTGGACCCTGTGGACGATATCCAGGTGCTCACCCCCATGCACAAAGGGGCCGTGGGCGCGGGCCGCATGAACGCCCGTCTGCAGGAGGCCCTTAATCCCCACGGCCTGGAAGTGCGCCGAGGCGACCGCGCCTTTCGCCTTCACGACAAGGTCATGCAGGTGCGCAACAATTACGATAAAGACGTGTTTAACGGCGATATGGGCCGCATTACCCATATGGACCCCGAAGAACGCAGCCTGAGCGTCACCTTTGACGACCGCGTGGTGCCCTATGATTTCAACGAGCTGGACGAACTGGCCCCGGCCTACGCCATTTCCATCCACAAGTCGCAAGGCTCGGAATACCCCGCCGTGGTTATTCCCATTATGATGCAGCACTACGTTCTGCTGCAGCGCAATCTCATCTATACCGGCGTCACGCGTGGCAAACGCCTGGTTATCCTTGTGGGTGAGGCCCGCGCCCTGCATATGGCCGTCAAAAACAACCGCACCCGCAAGCGCTATACCCGCCTGGCCCGCCGCCTGCGCCCGGAGGGGTGA
- a CDS encoding (deoxy)nucleoside triphosphate pyrophosphohydrolase, translating to MRHIEVAAGIVWRGGAFLAAQRPDGKPMAGYWEFPGGKVEGAERPDQALRRELAEELGIGVRQAALWRTVEHCYAERDLLVRLHFFHVTAFSGEPCPAEGQNLRWISPAEAPRLDFLPADAGLLAQLARMSPPEAGTADPGK from the coding sequence ATGCGGCATATTGAAGTGGCGGCGGGCATTGTCTGGCGCGGCGGGGCGTTTTTGGCGGCGCAGCGGCCTGACGGCAAGCCCATGGCGGGCTACTGGGAGTTTCCCGGCGGCAAGGTGGAAGGCGCGGAACGGCCGGATCAGGCCTTGCGGCGAGAGTTGGCCGAGGAACTGGGCATAGGCGTGCGCCAGGCCGCCCTGTGGCGCACGGTGGAACACTGCTATGCCGAGCGCGACCTTCTGGTGCGGCTGCACTTTTTTCATGTGACGGCCTTCAGTGGCGAGCCCTGCCCTGCCGAGGGGCAGAATCTGCGCTGGATCAGCCCGGCAGAGGCCCCCAGGCTGGATTTTCTGCCTGCGGACGCGGGCCTGCTGGCGCAGCTGGCGCGCATGTCGCCGCCGGAGGCAGGGACAGCAGACCCTGGAAAATAG
- the rnhA gene encoding ribonuclease HI has protein sequence MKKVVIHTDGSCLGNPGPGGWAAVLCLEGAAHRKELSGGYARTTNNRMEILAVVEALSALTEPCEVDLFTDSQYVRNSVEKRWLWGWQKKGWIKADKKPVLNVDLWQRLLPLLERHQVRFHWLRGHSGHVENERCDVLARAQAGRRDLPPDTAYAC, from the coding sequence ATGAAAAAAGTTGTCATCCATACGGACGGTTCCTGTTTGGGCAATCCCGGCCCTGGCGGCTGGGCCGCTGTTTTGTGCCTGGAGGGCGCAGCCCACCGCAAGGAGCTTTCGGGCGGCTACGCCCGCACTACCAACAACCGTATGGAGATTCTGGCGGTGGTGGAGGCTTTGTCGGCCCTGACCGAGCCCTGCGAGGTGGACCTTTTTACCGATTCGCAGTACGTGCGCAACAGCGTGGAAAAACGCTGGCTGTGGGGCTGGCAGAAAAAAGGCTGGATCAAGGCGGACAAAAAGCCCGTGCTCAATGTGGATTTGTGGCAGCGCCTGCTGCCGCTGCTGGAGCGCCATCAGGTGCGTTTTCACTGGCTGCGTGGGCATTCCGGCCATGTGGAGAATGAGCGTTGCGACGTGCTGGCCCGGGCCCAGGCCGGGCGGCGCGATCTGCCCCCGGATACGGCCTATGCGTGCTGA
- a CDS encoding C40 family peptidase: MQGHAVAKTVRSALLVGLSVLLLSGCGLLGRNVDTGPTPEAAKGVVRTAYAQMGKNYRSGGASPQKGFDCSGLIWWVYNKNGVKVPRITVDQARIGQSVPREQVRPGDIVVFRTSASPRGLHTGIYAGGNSFIHSPRRGEKVRMENMDIPYWRSRLVSVRRVVR; the protein is encoded by the coding sequence ATGCAAGGACACGCGGTTGCCAAAACGGTACGCTCCGCCCTGTTGGTGGGCCTCAGCGTGCTGTTGCTGAGCGGCTGCGGGCTGCTGGGGCGCAATGTGGACACAGGCCCCACGCCAGAGGCCGCCAAAGGGGTGGTGCGCACCGCCTATGCCCAGATGGGAAAAAACTACCGATCTGGCGGCGCTTCGCCACAAAAAGGTTTTGATTGTTCCGGGCTCATCTGGTGGGTGTACAACAAAAACGGCGTAAAAGTGCCCCGCATCACCGTGGACCAGGCCAGAATCGGGCAGTCTGTGCCGCGCGAGCAAGTGCGCCCCGGCGACATCGTGGTCTTCCGCACGAGCGCAAGCCCGCGTGGACTGCACACCGGCATCTACGCCGGGGGCAACTCCTTTATCCACAGCCCGCGCAGGGGCGAAAAAGTGCGTATGGAGAATATGGACATCCCCTATTGGCGCAGCCGGCTTGTCTCAGTGCGGCGCGTCGTGCGCTGA
- the aroC gene encoding chorismate synthase — protein sequence MAGNTFGRALRLTTFGESHGPGLGGVLDGCPAGIPLCEADIQKELDRRKPGQGPTATKRKEADAVRLLSGVFEGVTTGTSIAFYIANEDQRSHDYGNLAEVFRPGQADWAYFRKYNGVRDYRGGGRASGRETAARVAGGVIARKILALRGVEVLGACVALGGVAVQDWAALDLEGARNRPYCAATDAMPALWDKAVAAARKAGDTLGGIVRVEARHVPAGLGEPVFDKLEALLGHAIMSVGAVKGFSVGEGFGAAALRGSQNNDPLLPQTPPCPGAADFASNHAGGILGGISSGQDIVLHAAVKPIASIAIRQRTVDKQGQAAEALIGGRHDLAAIPRIVPVLEAMTALTLADALLLQLRMDLTR from the coding sequence ATGGCTGGCAACACCTTTGGGCGCGCGCTGCGCCTGACCACATTTGGCGAGTCCCACGGTCCCGGTCTGGGCGGCGTGCTGGACGGCTGCCCGGCGGGCATTCCTCTTTGCGAGGCGGACATCCAGAAAGAGCTGGACCGCCGCAAGCCCGGTCAGGGCCCCACGGCCACCAAGCGCAAGGAGGCGGACGCGGTGCGCCTGCTTTCGGGCGTGTTTGAGGGCGTGACCACGGGCACTTCCATTGCTTTTTATATTGCCAATGAGGACCAGCGCTCTCACGACTACGGCAATTTGGCCGAGGTTTTCCGGCCCGGGCAGGCCGACTGGGCCTATTTCAGGAAATATAACGGCGTGCGGGATTATCGCGGCGGCGGCCGGGCTTCGGGGCGGGAAACGGCCGCGCGGGTGGCGGGCGGCGTCATTGCACGCAAGATTCTGGCCCTGCGCGGCGTGGAAGTGCTGGGGGCCTGCGTGGCCCTGGGCGGCGTGGCCGTGCAGGACTGGGCCGCTCTGGACCTGGAAGGCGCGCGCAACCGCCCCTACTGCGCGGCTACGGACGCCATGCCGGCCTTGTGGGACAAGGCCGTGGCCGCAGCCCGCAAGGCCGGGGATACTCTGGGCGGCATTGTGCGGGTGGAGGCCCGGCATGTGCCCGCCGGTCTGGGCGAGCCTGTATTTGACAAGCTGGAAGCCCTGCTGGGGCACGCTATTATGAGTGTGGGCGCGGTCAAGGGCTTCAGCGTGGGCGAGGGCTTTGGCGCGGCGGCTTTGCGCGGTTCGCAGAACAACGATCCCTTGCTGCCGCAGACGCCGCCGTGCCCCGGTGCGGCAGATTTTGCCTCCAACCACGCGGGCGGCATTCTGGGCGGTATTTCCAGCGGGCAGGATATTGTACTGCACGCGGCGGTCAAGCCCATTGCCTCCATAGCCATCCGGCAGCGCACCGTGGACAAGCAGGGCCAGGCTGCTGAGGCGCTTATTGGCGGGCGGCACGATCTGGCCGCCATTCCGCGCATTGTGCCTGTGCTGGAGGCCATGACCGCCCTGACCCTGGCGGACGCCCTGCTGCTGCAGCTGCGCATGGATCTGACCCGGTAG
- a CDS encoding NAD-dependent epimerase/dehydratase family protein, which produces MTPSPSTPQSAPPVSESRREAAGHASPATASADPSAVAAPEAAGAGLSGKNVLLTGGTGFVGRHLLPQLLAAGARVTCLVRATSRTDRLPQGVATAQADLATGAGLAAALKGQDVCIHMAAMLFGLGWQDYLRANALAARTLAQTCTALGDAGPARVVLVSSLAATGPCATAPGVADATPPAPVSAYGWSKLLAEQILGRALGERLVTLRPPIIYGSGDKGLLPVFQGVRRGLAVSPGAGRDFPVSAVHAEDMAQAVLCACKPQARGVYHLSDGGVYTMGGFCQVMGAAVRAVTGRPKGPVRILRLPLPVMALTAGGCSALACCADALLARWPRSLGGGRLKRAPNWNLDKYREARQVGWLCDNSRLCRELGFAPQVGLEAGMQEAAEGYHREGRL; this is translated from the coding sequence ATGACGCCTTCCCCGTCCACGCCGCAGAGCGCTCCCCCCGTATCGGAGTCGCGCCGCGAGGCTGCGGGGCACGCTTCTCCGGCAACCGCTTCCGCCGACCCTTCCGCGGTGGCCGCCCCGGAAGCCGCCGGGGCGGGTCTGTCCGGCAAAAACGTGCTGCTTACGGGCGGCACGGGCTTTGTGGGGCGGCATCTGTTGCCGCAGTTGCTGGCTGCGGGCGCGCGGGTCACCTGCCTGGTGCGGGCCACGTCCCGCACAGACCGTCTGCCGCAGGGCGTGGCCACGGCCCAGGCGGATCTGGCCACCGGCGCAGGGCTTGCGGCGGCCCTGAAAGGGCAGGACGTGTGCATCCACATGGCGGCCATGCTCTTTGGCCTGGGCTGGCAAGACTATCTGCGGGCCAACGCCCTGGCGGCCCGTACCCTGGCCCAGACCTGCACGGCTTTGGGCGACGCGGGGCCGGCGCGGGTGGTGCTGGTTTCCAGCCTGGCGGCCACAGGGCCCTGCGCCACGGCCCCCGGCGTTGCGGACGCGACGCCCCCGGCCCCGGTTTCGGCCTACGGCTGGTCCAAGCTGCTTGCGGAACAGATTCTGGGCCGTGCCTTGGGCGAACGGCTGGTGACGTTGCGGCCTCCCATCATTTATGGTTCCGGGGATAAGGGGCTGTTGCCCGTCTTTCAGGGCGTGCGGCGCGGTCTGGCCGTGAGCCCCGGCGCGGGACGTGATTTCCCTGTCAGCGCCGTGCACGCCGAAGACATGGCCCAAGCTGTGCTCTGCGCCTGCAAACCGCAGGCGCGCGGGGTCTACCACCTCAGCGACGGCGGGGTCTACACCATGGGTGGCTTCTGCCAGGTCATGGGCGCGGCCGTGCGCGCGGTCACGGGGCGGCCCAAAGGGCCGGTGCGCATCCTGCGTCTGCCCTTGCCGGTCATGGCGCTGACCGCCGGCGGCTGCTCGGCCCTGGCCTGCTGCGCCGACGCGCTGCTGGCCCGCTGGCCGCGCTCCCTGGGCGGCGGCCGTCTTAAGCGCGCGCCCAACTGGAATCTGGACAAGTACCGCGAAGCCCGCCAGGTCGGCTGGCTGTGCGACAACAGCCGCCTCTGCCGCGAACTGGGCTTTGCCCCGCAGGTAGGCCTGGAGGCGGGCATGCAAGAAGCCGCGGAGGGCTATCACCGCGAGGGTCGTCTGTGA
- a CDS encoding dihydroorotate dehydrogenase → MNLSVTLKGQTHDLTLKNPVLTASGTFGYGLEFASYGDLASLGGLVTKGLSLMPRPGNPTPRIVETTAGMLNAVGLQNDGVEDFCARKLPLLPWQETAVIANIYAATVEEFSQLAARLNAEEGVAALEVNVSCPNVRQGGIAFGQDPGMAAQVTEAVRKAAPDKHIMVKLSPNVTDLALMARSVEAAGADSISCINTLLGMAVDLQVRKPRLANVVGGLSGPAIKPVALRCVWQAARAVRIPVVGVGGILTAEDALEFLLVGAQAVQVGTGNFLRPDCAFALAQDLPGACQSLGIDNLAAFCGSLELDC, encoded by the coding sequence ATGAACCTTTCCGTCACTCTCAAGGGCCAGACCCACGATCTGACCTTGAAAAATCCTGTACTTACGGCTTCCGGCACGTTCGGCTACGGGCTGGAGTTCGCCTCTTACGGCGACCTGGCCTCTCTGGGCGGACTGGTCACCAAGGGCCTTTCACTCATGCCCCGGCCCGGCAACCCCACGCCGCGCATTGTGGAAACCACGGCCGGCATGCTCAATGCCGTGGGCCTGCAGAACGACGGCGTGGAGGACTTTTGCGCCCGCAAACTGCCTCTGCTGCCCTGGCAGGAAACGGCCGTCATCGCCAATATCTATGCCGCTACGGTGGAGGAATTCAGTCAGCTGGCCGCGCGCCTCAATGCGGAGGAAGGCGTGGCCGCGCTGGAGGTCAACGTCTCCTGCCCCAACGTGCGGCAGGGGGGCATTGCCTTCGGCCAGGATCCCGGCATGGCCGCCCAGGTCACGGAAGCTGTGCGCAAGGCCGCGCCGGACAAGCACATCATGGTCAAACTTTCGCCCAATGTCACGGACCTGGCCCTCATGGCCCGCAGTGTGGAGGCCGCCGGGGCGGACAGCATTTCCTGCATCAACACACTGCTGGGCATGGCAGTGGATCTGCAGGTCCGCAAGCCCCGGCTGGCCAACGTGGTGGGCGGGCTTTCCGGTCCGGCCATCAAGCCCGTGGCTCTGCGCTGCGTGTGGCAGGCCGCGCGGGCGGTGCGCATTCCAGTGGTGGGGGTGGGCGGCATTCTCACCGCCGAGGACGCTCTGGAATTTCTGCTGGTGGGCGCGCAGGCCGTGCAGGTGGGCACGGGCAACTTTTTGCGGCCCGACTGCGCCTTTGCCCTGGCCCAGGATCTGCCCGGCGCCTGCCAGAGCCTGGGCATCGACAACCTGGCCGCCTTTTGCGGCAGCCTTGAGCTGGACTGCTAG